One Spea bombifrons isolate aSpeBom1 chromosome 1, aSpeBom1.2.pri, whole genome shotgun sequence DNA window includes the following coding sequences:
- the SLC12A6 gene encoding solute carrier family 12 member 6 isoform X3, producing MPHFTVTKVPDPEYAEQGESSSPTGWAEREDTWDNDRSQTSVTEENSKLLEIDRRKNSSLYQNHSEEGEESYDRNLALFEEEMDTRPKVSSLLNRLANYTNLPQGAKEHEEESEGKKKPSKSTRMGTIMGVYLPCLQNIFGVILFLRLPWVVGTAGVVHSFFIVFSCCCCTMLTAISMSAIATNGVVPAGGSYFMISRALGPEFGGAVGLCFYLGTTFATAMYILGAIEIFLVYITPEAVIFEGQGAAEESAAMLNNMRVYGSGFLLIMSVIVFVGVRYVNKLASLFLTCVILSILAIYTGALKSAFAPPEFPVCMLGNRTLSSLRISACAKTVEKDNMTYTTDLWNLFCHPPGQLNASCDEYFMHNNVTEIQGIPGLTSGIISENVWSNYIQKGEFIEKASLKSEEELGSLSHDYVLADITTSFTLLVGIFFPSVTGIMAGSNRSGDLKDAQKSIPIGTILAILTTSLVYLSNVILFGACIDGVVLRDKFGDAVKGTLVVGALSWPSPWVIVIGSFFSTCGAGLQSLTGAPRLLQAIAKDGIIPFLRVFGHGKSNGEPTWALLLTAVIAELGILIASLDLVAPILSMFFLMCYLFVNLACGLQTLLRSPNWRPRFHYYHWTLSFLGMVLCVALMFISSWYYAIISMVIAGMIYKYIEYHGAEKEWGDGIRGLSLSAARFALLRLEEGPPHTKNWRPQLLVLVKLDSDLHVSQPRLLSFASQLKAGKGLTIVGSVLVGDYLENYGEAAAAEQALKQLMEQERVKGFCQVVVAQKQREGLSHLIQSCGLGGMRHNTVIMGWPSGWRQSEDSRSWKTFITTVRVTTAARQALLVAKNISLFPGSREPLAEGHIDVWWVVHDGGMLMLLPFLLKQHKVWRKCRMRIFTVAQMEDNSIQMKKDLATFLYHLRMPAEVEVVEMHDSDISAYTYERTLMMEQRSQMLRQMRLSKTDREREAQLVKDRNSILRLTSVGSDEDDDTEAAPNKVHMTWTKDKHQSARVIQNKPMPSFQELLSMRPDQSNVRRMHTAVKLNEVIVNKSHDAKLVLLNMPGPPRNSQGDENYMEFLEVLTEGLERVLLVRGGGTEVITIYS from the exons ATGCCGCACTTCACTGTCACGAAAGTGCCAGATCCCGAGTATGCCGAGCAAGGGGAGAGCTCCAGTCCCACAGGATGGGCTGAAAGAGAAGACACCTGGGATAATG ATAGGAGCCAAACATCGGTCACAGAGGAGAACAGCAAACTGCTAG AAATTGACCGGAGGAAGAATTCATCTCTGTATCAGAACCACAGtgaggagggggaggaatccTACGACAGGAATCTGGCTCTTTTTGAG GAAGAAATGGACACTCGGCCTAAGGTTTCCTCCCTGCTGAACCGTCTGGCAAATTACACCAACCTCCCGCAGGGTGCTAAAGAGCATGAGGAAGAGAGTGAAGGCAAGAAAAAACCTTCGAAA tcTACTCGGATGGGAACAATTATGGGAGTGTATCTCCCATGCCTGCAGAATATTTTTGGTGTGATCCTGTTCCTCCGTCTCCCCTGGGTGGTTGGGACAGCTGGAGTTgttcattcatttttcattgtgttttcctgctgctgctgt ACAATGCTTACCGCCATTTCTATGAGTGCAATAGCAACGAATGGAGTAGTACCAG cGGGTGGCTCATACTTCATGATATCGCGGGCACTTGGCCCAGAATTTGGAGGGGCTGTTGGTCTCTGCTTCTACTTGGGAACAACGTTTGCCACTGCAATGTATATCCTCGGAGCCATTGAGATATTTCTG GTTTATATCACCCCAGAGGCTGTGATATTTGAAGGGCAGGGAGCAGCGGAAGAGTCAGCAGCAATGCTGAACAATATGCGAGTTTATGGCTCTGGATTCCTCCTTATCATGTCTGTCATCGTGTTCGTGGGAGTGCGTTACGTGAACAAGTTGGCCTCTCTATTCCTGACCTGCGTCATACTGTCTATTCTTGCCATCTATACTGGGGCCCTGAAATCTGCCTTTGCGCCACCTGAATTCCC AGTTTGTATGCTTGGTAATCGCACTTTGTCAAGTCTTCGTATAAGTGCTTGCGCTAAAACGGTAGAGAAGGACAACATGACGTACACCACCGATTTGTGGAATCTCTTCTGTCACCCGCCCGGGCAGCTGAATGCAAGCTGCGACGAGTACTTCATGCACAACAACGTCACCGAGATCCAGGGGATACCTGGACTGACCAGTGGCATCATCTCTG AGAACGTGTGGAGCAATTACATCCAGAAAGGAGAATTTATAGAAAAGGCATCTTTAAAATCAGAAGAAGAGCTAGGATCCCTCTCCCATGACTATGTTCTTGCTGACATCACAACCTCATTCACGCTGCTTGTTGGAATATTCTTTCCGTCAGTGACAG GAATAATGGCTGGGTCGAACCGCTCTGGGGATCTCAAGGATGCACAGAAATCAATCCCCATTGGAACTATTCTTGCAATCCTAACCACCTCGTTAGTCT ATCTCAGCAATGTCATCCTGTTTGGCGCCTGTATCGATGGAGTAGTGCTCCGAGACAA GTTTGGTGATGCTGTCAAGGGAACGCTTGTCGTAGGAGCTCTTTCGTGGCCATCGCCTTGGGTTATCGTGATTGGATCTTTCTTCTCCACCTGTGGCGCGGGACTACAAAGTCTGACAGGAGCGCCTCGTTTGTTGCAGGCTATTGCCAAGGATGGGATCATTCCTTTCCTGAGG GTGTTTGGTCACGGGAAGAGTAACGGGGAGCCTACGTGGGCCCTTCTGTTAACGGCTGTGATTGCTGAGCTTGGGATCCTCATTGCTTCTCTGGACTTGGTAGCCCCTATCTTGTCAAT GTTTTTCTTGATGTGCTATCTCTTTGTGAACTTGGCCTGTGGATTACAGACCCTCCTTCGCTCCCCAAACTGGCGCCCTCGCTTCCATTATTACCACTG GACTCTGTCTTTTTTGGGAATGGTGCTATGCGTAGCTCTTATGTTCATATCCTCTTGGTACTATGCCATCATCTCCATGGTCATCGCTGGCATGATTTACAAATACATTGAGTACCACGG GGCTGAAAAAGAATGGGGAGATGGAATTCGTGGTTTGTCGCTAAGCGCCGCACGGTTTGCCCTCCTGCGACTGGAGGAAGGACCACCACACACCAAAAACTGGCG ACCACAACTCCTCGTACTGGTTAAACTGGACTCTGATCTACATGTTTCCCAGCCTCGCCTTCTATCTTTTGCCTCTCAACTGAAAGCTGGAAAAGGCTTAACCATTGTGGGCTCTGTTTTGGTAGGAGATTATCTGGAGAATTATGGGGAGGCTGCAGCAGCAGAGCAG GCACTGAAACAGCTGATGGAGCAGGAGCGTGTTAAAGGCTTCTGCCAGGTGGTTGTGGCACAGAAGCAACGAGAGGGTCTGTCCCATCTCATCCAGTCTTGTGGCCTTGGAGGAATGAGACACAACACTGTAATCATGGGATGGCCTAGtggctggaggcagagtgagGACTCTCGTTCCTGGAAAACTTTTATCA CCACCGTGCGTGTAACAACTGCAGCACGTCAGGCACTGTTGGTGGCCAAGAACATATCGCTGTTCCCTGGCTCGCGGGAGCCCCTTGCAGAAGGCCACATAGATGTGTGGTGGGTGGTACATGATGGAGGCATGCTCATGCTTTTGCCATTCCTGCTTAAACAGCACAAG GTGTGGCGGAAATGTAGGATGCGTATTTTCACTGTGGCTCAGATGGAGGATAACAGCATCCAGATGAAAAAGGACCTGGCCACCTTCCTCTATCATTTACGTATGCCAGCTGAAGTGGAAGTGGTGGAAATG CACGACAGCGATATCTCTGCGTATACATACGAACGCACGCTTATGATGGAACAGAGATCCCAAATGCTGAGGCAGATGCGGCTCTCTAAGACCGACCGTGAACGAGAG gCTCAGCTTGTGAAAGACCGGAACTCAATCCTGCGTTTGACCAGCGTTGGCTCGGATGAGGATGATGACACGGAAGCTGCTCCAAACAAAGTGCACATGACGTGGACCAAAGACAAGCACCAGTCTGCCCGTGTAATCCAAAACAAACCAATGCCCAGTTTCCAGGAATTGCTGAGCATGCGACC GGATCAGTCTAATGTACGGCGTATGCACACGGCAGTGAAACTGAATGAGGTCATTGTCAATAAGTCTCACGACGCCAAACTCGTTCTGCTGAATATGCCAGGACCCCCGCGCAATTCACAAGGTGATGAGAACT ACATGGAGTTTCTAGAGGTTCTAACTGAAGGCTTGGAGCGTGTACTTCTAGTGAGAGGAGGTGGAACGGAAGTGATAACCATTTACTCTTAA
- the SLC12A6 gene encoding solute carrier family 12 member 6 isoform X1: MPGGTTSAQSEELAPMPPKMASVRFTVTPTKMDDLGGISDTSPDLSSSSRVRFSSRESVRDASRSEAYSESSLATTAVDPTSERTSNSMDSGEDRSQTSVTEENSKLLEIDRRKNSSLYQNHSEEGEESYDRNLALFEEEMDTRPKVSSLLNRLANYTNLPQGAKEHEEESEGKKKPSKSTRMGTIMGVYLPCLQNIFGVILFLRLPWVVGTAGVVHSFFIVFSCCCCTMLTAISMSAIATNGVVPAGGSYFMISRALGPEFGGAVGLCFYLGTTFATAMYILGAIEIFLVYITPEAVIFEGQGAAEESAAMLNNMRVYGSGFLLIMSVIVFVGVRYVNKLASLFLTCVILSILAIYTGALKSAFAPPEFPVCMLGNRTLSSLRISACAKTVEKDNMTYTTDLWNLFCHPPGQLNASCDEYFMHNNVTEIQGIPGLTSGIISENVWSNYIQKGEFIEKASLKSEEELGSLSHDYVLADITTSFTLLVGIFFPSVTGIMAGSNRSGDLKDAQKSIPIGTILAILTTSLVYLSNVILFGACIDGVVLRDKFGDAVKGTLVVGALSWPSPWVIVIGSFFSTCGAGLQSLTGAPRLLQAIAKDGIIPFLRVFGHGKSNGEPTWALLLTAVIAELGILIASLDLVAPILSMFFLMCYLFVNLACGLQTLLRSPNWRPRFHYYHWTLSFLGMVLCVALMFISSWYYAIISMVIAGMIYKYIEYHGAEKEWGDGIRGLSLSAARFALLRLEEGPPHTKNWRPQLLVLVKLDSDLHVSQPRLLSFASQLKAGKGLTIVGSVLVGDYLENYGEAAAAEQALKQLMEQERVKGFCQVVVAQKQREGLSHLIQSCGLGGMRHNTVIMGWPSGWRQSEDSRSWKTFITTVRVTTAARQALLVAKNISLFPGSREPLAEGHIDVWWVVHDGGMLMLLPFLLKQHKVWRKCRMRIFTVAQMEDNSIQMKKDLATFLYHLRMPAEVEVVEMHDSDISAYTYERTLMMEQRSQMLRQMRLSKTDREREAQLVKDRNSILRLTSVGSDEDDDTEAAPNKVHMTWTKDKHQSARVIQNKPMPSFQELLSMRPDQSNVRRMHTAVKLNEVIVNKSHDAKLVLLNMPGPPRNSQGDENYMEFLEVLTEGLERVLLVRGGGTEVITIYS, from the exons ATGCCAG GTGGGACGACGTCCGCTCAGAGCGAGGAATTGGCACCAATGCCTCCCAAAATGGCATCGGTGCGGTTCACGGTGACCCCAACCAAGATGGATGATTTGGGGGGCATCTCAGATACCAGCCCGGatctcagctcctcttcccgcGTCAGATTCAGCTCCCGTGAGAGTGTCCGCGATGCAAGTCGCAGTGAAGCGTACAGCGAAAGCTCGCTGGCGACTACGGCTGTGGATCCAACTAGTGAAAGGACCTCCAACTCCATGGACTCTGGAGAAG ATAGGAGCCAAACATCGGTCACAGAGGAGAACAGCAAACTGCTAG AAATTGACCGGAGGAAGAATTCATCTCTGTATCAGAACCACAGtgaggagggggaggaatccTACGACAGGAATCTGGCTCTTTTTGAG GAAGAAATGGACACTCGGCCTAAGGTTTCCTCCCTGCTGAACCGTCTGGCAAATTACACCAACCTCCCGCAGGGTGCTAAAGAGCATGAGGAAGAGAGTGAAGGCAAGAAAAAACCTTCGAAA tcTACTCGGATGGGAACAATTATGGGAGTGTATCTCCCATGCCTGCAGAATATTTTTGGTGTGATCCTGTTCCTCCGTCTCCCCTGGGTGGTTGGGACAGCTGGAGTTgttcattcatttttcattgtgttttcctgctgctgctgt ACAATGCTTACCGCCATTTCTATGAGTGCAATAGCAACGAATGGAGTAGTACCAG cGGGTGGCTCATACTTCATGATATCGCGGGCACTTGGCCCAGAATTTGGAGGGGCTGTTGGTCTCTGCTTCTACTTGGGAACAACGTTTGCCACTGCAATGTATATCCTCGGAGCCATTGAGATATTTCTG GTTTATATCACCCCAGAGGCTGTGATATTTGAAGGGCAGGGAGCAGCGGAAGAGTCAGCAGCAATGCTGAACAATATGCGAGTTTATGGCTCTGGATTCCTCCTTATCATGTCTGTCATCGTGTTCGTGGGAGTGCGTTACGTGAACAAGTTGGCCTCTCTATTCCTGACCTGCGTCATACTGTCTATTCTTGCCATCTATACTGGGGCCCTGAAATCTGCCTTTGCGCCACCTGAATTCCC AGTTTGTATGCTTGGTAATCGCACTTTGTCAAGTCTTCGTATAAGTGCTTGCGCTAAAACGGTAGAGAAGGACAACATGACGTACACCACCGATTTGTGGAATCTCTTCTGTCACCCGCCCGGGCAGCTGAATGCAAGCTGCGACGAGTACTTCATGCACAACAACGTCACCGAGATCCAGGGGATACCTGGACTGACCAGTGGCATCATCTCTG AGAACGTGTGGAGCAATTACATCCAGAAAGGAGAATTTATAGAAAAGGCATCTTTAAAATCAGAAGAAGAGCTAGGATCCCTCTCCCATGACTATGTTCTTGCTGACATCACAACCTCATTCACGCTGCTTGTTGGAATATTCTTTCCGTCAGTGACAG GAATAATGGCTGGGTCGAACCGCTCTGGGGATCTCAAGGATGCACAGAAATCAATCCCCATTGGAACTATTCTTGCAATCCTAACCACCTCGTTAGTCT ATCTCAGCAATGTCATCCTGTTTGGCGCCTGTATCGATGGAGTAGTGCTCCGAGACAA GTTTGGTGATGCTGTCAAGGGAACGCTTGTCGTAGGAGCTCTTTCGTGGCCATCGCCTTGGGTTATCGTGATTGGATCTTTCTTCTCCACCTGTGGCGCGGGACTACAAAGTCTGACAGGAGCGCCTCGTTTGTTGCAGGCTATTGCCAAGGATGGGATCATTCCTTTCCTGAGG GTGTTTGGTCACGGGAAGAGTAACGGGGAGCCTACGTGGGCCCTTCTGTTAACGGCTGTGATTGCTGAGCTTGGGATCCTCATTGCTTCTCTGGACTTGGTAGCCCCTATCTTGTCAAT GTTTTTCTTGATGTGCTATCTCTTTGTGAACTTGGCCTGTGGATTACAGACCCTCCTTCGCTCCCCAAACTGGCGCCCTCGCTTCCATTATTACCACTG GACTCTGTCTTTTTTGGGAATGGTGCTATGCGTAGCTCTTATGTTCATATCCTCTTGGTACTATGCCATCATCTCCATGGTCATCGCTGGCATGATTTACAAATACATTGAGTACCACGG GGCTGAAAAAGAATGGGGAGATGGAATTCGTGGTTTGTCGCTAAGCGCCGCACGGTTTGCCCTCCTGCGACTGGAGGAAGGACCACCACACACCAAAAACTGGCG ACCACAACTCCTCGTACTGGTTAAACTGGACTCTGATCTACATGTTTCCCAGCCTCGCCTTCTATCTTTTGCCTCTCAACTGAAAGCTGGAAAAGGCTTAACCATTGTGGGCTCTGTTTTGGTAGGAGATTATCTGGAGAATTATGGGGAGGCTGCAGCAGCAGAGCAG GCACTGAAACAGCTGATGGAGCAGGAGCGTGTTAAAGGCTTCTGCCAGGTGGTTGTGGCACAGAAGCAACGAGAGGGTCTGTCCCATCTCATCCAGTCTTGTGGCCTTGGAGGAATGAGACACAACACTGTAATCATGGGATGGCCTAGtggctggaggcagagtgagGACTCTCGTTCCTGGAAAACTTTTATCA CCACCGTGCGTGTAACAACTGCAGCACGTCAGGCACTGTTGGTGGCCAAGAACATATCGCTGTTCCCTGGCTCGCGGGAGCCCCTTGCAGAAGGCCACATAGATGTGTGGTGGGTGGTACATGATGGAGGCATGCTCATGCTTTTGCCATTCCTGCTTAAACAGCACAAG GTGTGGCGGAAATGTAGGATGCGTATTTTCACTGTGGCTCAGATGGAGGATAACAGCATCCAGATGAAAAAGGACCTGGCCACCTTCCTCTATCATTTACGTATGCCAGCTGAAGTGGAAGTGGTGGAAATG CACGACAGCGATATCTCTGCGTATACATACGAACGCACGCTTATGATGGAACAGAGATCCCAAATGCTGAGGCAGATGCGGCTCTCTAAGACCGACCGTGAACGAGAG gCTCAGCTTGTGAAAGACCGGAACTCAATCCTGCGTTTGACCAGCGTTGGCTCGGATGAGGATGATGACACGGAAGCTGCTCCAAACAAAGTGCACATGACGTGGACCAAAGACAAGCACCAGTCTGCCCGTGTAATCCAAAACAAACCAATGCCCAGTTTCCAGGAATTGCTGAGCATGCGACC GGATCAGTCTAATGTACGGCGTATGCACACGGCAGTGAAACTGAATGAGGTCATTGTCAATAAGTCTCACGACGCCAAACTCGTTCTGCTGAATATGCCAGGACCCCCGCGCAATTCACAAGGTGATGAGAACT ACATGGAGTTTCTAGAGGTTCTAACTGAAGGCTTGGAGCGTGTACTTCTAGTGAGAGGAGGTGGAACGGAAGTGATAACCATTTACTCTTAA
- the SLC12A6 gene encoding solute carrier family 12 member 6 isoform X2 translates to MPPKMASVRFTVTPTKMDDLGGISDTSPDLSSSSRVRFSSRESVRDASRSEAYSESSLATTAVDPTSERTSNSMDSGEDRSQTSVTEENSKLLEIDRRKNSSLYQNHSEEGEESYDRNLALFEEEMDTRPKVSSLLNRLANYTNLPQGAKEHEEESEGKKKPSKSTRMGTIMGVYLPCLQNIFGVILFLRLPWVVGTAGVVHSFFIVFSCCCCTMLTAISMSAIATNGVVPAGGSYFMISRALGPEFGGAVGLCFYLGTTFATAMYILGAIEIFLVYITPEAVIFEGQGAAEESAAMLNNMRVYGSGFLLIMSVIVFVGVRYVNKLASLFLTCVILSILAIYTGALKSAFAPPEFPVCMLGNRTLSSLRISACAKTVEKDNMTYTTDLWNLFCHPPGQLNASCDEYFMHNNVTEIQGIPGLTSGIISENVWSNYIQKGEFIEKASLKSEEELGSLSHDYVLADITTSFTLLVGIFFPSVTGIMAGSNRSGDLKDAQKSIPIGTILAILTTSLVYLSNVILFGACIDGVVLRDKFGDAVKGTLVVGALSWPSPWVIVIGSFFSTCGAGLQSLTGAPRLLQAIAKDGIIPFLRVFGHGKSNGEPTWALLLTAVIAELGILIASLDLVAPILSMFFLMCYLFVNLACGLQTLLRSPNWRPRFHYYHWTLSFLGMVLCVALMFISSWYYAIISMVIAGMIYKYIEYHGAEKEWGDGIRGLSLSAARFALLRLEEGPPHTKNWRPQLLVLVKLDSDLHVSQPRLLSFASQLKAGKGLTIVGSVLVGDYLENYGEAAAAEQALKQLMEQERVKGFCQVVVAQKQREGLSHLIQSCGLGGMRHNTVIMGWPSGWRQSEDSRSWKTFITTVRVTTAARQALLVAKNISLFPGSREPLAEGHIDVWWVVHDGGMLMLLPFLLKQHKVWRKCRMRIFTVAQMEDNSIQMKKDLATFLYHLRMPAEVEVVEMHDSDISAYTYERTLMMEQRSQMLRQMRLSKTDREREAQLVKDRNSILRLTSVGSDEDDDTEAAPNKVHMTWTKDKHQSARVIQNKPMPSFQELLSMRPDQSNVRRMHTAVKLNEVIVNKSHDAKLVLLNMPGPPRNSQGDENYMEFLEVLTEGLERVLLVRGGGTEVITIYS, encoded by the exons ATGCCTCCCAAAATGGCATCGGTGCGGTTCACGGTGACCCCAACCAAGATGGATGATTTGGGGGGCATCTCAGATACCAGCCCGGatctcagctcctcttcccgcGTCAGATTCAGCTCCCGTGAGAGTGTCCGCGATGCAAGTCGCAGTGAAGCGTACAGCGAAAGCTCGCTGGCGACTACGGCTGTGGATCCAACTAGTGAAAGGACCTCCAACTCCATGGACTCTGGAGAAG ATAGGAGCCAAACATCGGTCACAGAGGAGAACAGCAAACTGCTAG AAATTGACCGGAGGAAGAATTCATCTCTGTATCAGAACCACAGtgaggagggggaggaatccTACGACAGGAATCTGGCTCTTTTTGAG GAAGAAATGGACACTCGGCCTAAGGTTTCCTCCCTGCTGAACCGTCTGGCAAATTACACCAACCTCCCGCAGGGTGCTAAAGAGCATGAGGAAGAGAGTGAAGGCAAGAAAAAACCTTCGAAA tcTACTCGGATGGGAACAATTATGGGAGTGTATCTCCCATGCCTGCAGAATATTTTTGGTGTGATCCTGTTCCTCCGTCTCCCCTGGGTGGTTGGGACAGCTGGAGTTgttcattcatttttcattgtgttttcctgctgctgctgt ACAATGCTTACCGCCATTTCTATGAGTGCAATAGCAACGAATGGAGTAGTACCAG cGGGTGGCTCATACTTCATGATATCGCGGGCACTTGGCCCAGAATTTGGAGGGGCTGTTGGTCTCTGCTTCTACTTGGGAACAACGTTTGCCACTGCAATGTATATCCTCGGAGCCATTGAGATATTTCTG GTTTATATCACCCCAGAGGCTGTGATATTTGAAGGGCAGGGAGCAGCGGAAGAGTCAGCAGCAATGCTGAACAATATGCGAGTTTATGGCTCTGGATTCCTCCTTATCATGTCTGTCATCGTGTTCGTGGGAGTGCGTTACGTGAACAAGTTGGCCTCTCTATTCCTGACCTGCGTCATACTGTCTATTCTTGCCATCTATACTGGGGCCCTGAAATCTGCCTTTGCGCCACCTGAATTCCC AGTTTGTATGCTTGGTAATCGCACTTTGTCAAGTCTTCGTATAAGTGCTTGCGCTAAAACGGTAGAGAAGGACAACATGACGTACACCACCGATTTGTGGAATCTCTTCTGTCACCCGCCCGGGCAGCTGAATGCAAGCTGCGACGAGTACTTCATGCACAACAACGTCACCGAGATCCAGGGGATACCTGGACTGACCAGTGGCATCATCTCTG AGAACGTGTGGAGCAATTACATCCAGAAAGGAGAATTTATAGAAAAGGCATCTTTAAAATCAGAAGAAGAGCTAGGATCCCTCTCCCATGACTATGTTCTTGCTGACATCACAACCTCATTCACGCTGCTTGTTGGAATATTCTTTCCGTCAGTGACAG GAATAATGGCTGGGTCGAACCGCTCTGGGGATCTCAAGGATGCACAGAAATCAATCCCCATTGGAACTATTCTTGCAATCCTAACCACCTCGTTAGTCT ATCTCAGCAATGTCATCCTGTTTGGCGCCTGTATCGATGGAGTAGTGCTCCGAGACAA GTTTGGTGATGCTGTCAAGGGAACGCTTGTCGTAGGAGCTCTTTCGTGGCCATCGCCTTGGGTTATCGTGATTGGATCTTTCTTCTCCACCTGTGGCGCGGGACTACAAAGTCTGACAGGAGCGCCTCGTTTGTTGCAGGCTATTGCCAAGGATGGGATCATTCCTTTCCTGAGG GTGTTTGGTCACGGGAAGAGTAACGGGGAGCCTACGTGGGCCCTTCTGTTAACGGCTGTGATTGCTGAGCTTGGGATCCTCATTGCTTCTCTGGACTTGGTAGCCCCTATCTTGTCAAT GTTTTTCTTGATGTGCTATCTCTTTGTGAACTTGGCCTGTGGATTACAGACCCTCCTTCGCTCCCCAAACTGGCGCCCTCGCTTCCATTATTACCACTG GACTCTGTCTTTTTTGGGAATGGTGCTATGCGTAGCTCTTATGTTCATATCCTCTTGGTACTATGCCATCATCTCCATGGTCATCGCTGGCATGATTTACAAATACATTGAGTACCACGG GGCTGAAAAAGAATGGGGAGATGGAATTCGTGGTTTGTCGCTAAGCGCCGCACGGTTTGCCCTCCTGCGACTGGAGGAAGGACCACCACACACCAAAAACTGGCG ACCACAACTCCTCGTACTGGTTAAACTGGACTCTGATCTACATGTTTCCCAGCCTCGCCTTCTATCTTTTGCCTCTCAACTGAAAGCTGGAAAAGGCTTAACCATTGTGGGCTCTGTTTTGGTAGGAGATTATCTGGAGAATTATGGGGAGGCTGCAGCAGCAGAGCAG GCACTGAAACAGCTGATGGAGCAGGAGCGTGTTAAAGGCTTCTGCCAGGTGGTTGTGGCACAGAAGCAACGAGAGGGTCTGTCCCATCTCATCCAGTCTTGTGGCCTTGGAGGAATGAGACACAACACTGTAATCATGGGATGGCCTAGtggctggaggcagagtgagGACTCTCGTTCCTGGAAAACTTTTATCA CCACCGTGCGTGTAACAACTGCAGCACGTCAGGCACTGTTGGTGGCCAAGAACATATCGCTGTTCCCTGGCTCGCGGGAGCCCCTTGCAGAAGGCCACATAGATGTGTGGTGGGTGGTACATGATGGAGGCATGCTCATGCTTTTGCCATTCCTGCTTAAACAGCACAAG GTGTGGCGGAAATGTAGGATGCGTATTTTCACTGTGGCTCAGATGGAGGATAACAGCATCCAGATGAAAAAGGACCTGGCCACCTTCCTCTATCATTTACGTATGCCAGCTGAAGTGGAAGTGGTGGAAATG CACGACAGCGATATCTCTGCGTATACATACGAACGCACGCTTATGATGGAACAGAGATCCCAAATGCTGAGGCAGATGCGGCTCTCTAAGACCGACCGTGAACGAGAG gCTCAGCTTGTGAAAGACCGGAACTCAATCCTGCGTTTGACCAGCGTTGGCTCGGATGAGGATGATGACACGGAAGCTGCTCCAAACAAAGTGCACATGACGTGGACCAAAGACAAGCACCAGTCTGCCCGTGTAATCCAAAACAAACCAATGCCCAGTTTCCAGGAATTGCTGAGCATGCGACC GGATCAGTCTAATGTACGGCGTATGCACACGGCAGTGAAACTGAATGAGGTCATTGTCAATAAGTCTCACGACGCCAAACTCGTTCTGCTGAATATGCCAGGACCCCCGCGCAATTCACAAGGTGATGAGAACT ACATGGAGTTTCTAGAGGTTCTAACTGAAGGCTTGGAGCGTGTACTTCTAGTGAGAGGAGGTGGAACGGAAGTGATAACCATTTACTCTTAA
- the EMC4 gene encoding ER membrane protein complex subunit 4, with amino-acid sequence MAAPSNLVANRTRRFKWAIEFGSGGNRSRSDRGAPQDSMYPVGYSDKQVPDTSVQESDHILVEKRCWDIALGPLKQIPMNLFIMYMAGNTISIFPIMMVCMMAWRPIQALLATPATFKLLESSGQRFLQGLVYLIGNLLGLALAVYKCQSMGLLPTHASDWLAFIEPPERMEYSGGGLLL; translated from the exons ATGGCAGCTCCATCAAATTTGGTTGCAAACCGGACCCGCCGCTTCAAGTGGGCTATCGAATTCGGGAGCGGGGGAAATAG GAGTCGAAGTGATAGGGGGGCTCCACAAGACAGCATGTATCCAGTGGGATATTCAGACAAACAGGTCCCCGACACAAGTGTGCAAGAGTCCGACCACATCTTAGTGGAGAAG CGTTGCTGGGATATCGCTCTTGGACCACTCAAGCAGATCCCTATGAACTTGTTCATCATGTATATGGCCGGAAACACAATCTCCATCTTCCCAATCATGATGGTTTGCATGATGGCGTGGAGGCCTATACAGGCACTTCTTGCAACACCAGCCA CCTTCAAGCTCCTAGAAAGTTCTGGCCAGCGCTTCCTGCAGGGACTGGTTTACTTGATCGGGAACCTGCTTGGGCTGGCACTGGCTGTCTACAAGTGTCAGTCAATGGGGCTTCTGCCCACTCATGCATCAGATTGGTTGGCCTTCATTGAACCACCGGAG agAATGGAATACTCAGGTGGTGGACTTCTATTATGA